The genomic DNA CCGAGCGGGTTGGCCGGGTCGTAGCTGACGCCGACCTGACTGGCGAGATCGGTGCTGATGAAGCTGGTCGCTGCACCGGTATCCAGAAGGAATGAGCCCTCACCCTTGAGGCCGTTGTGGCACATCTGGACGGCCGGCGTCGTGTCGCCGGGTCCGCTGACGGGGCTTGGGCCGAGGAACGGGTTGTCGTTCAGCGTCGCAGGAATCGCCCCGGCCGCCTGAGACGGTTCGAGCGTGGTGAAGCGGCTGAAGTCGCCGTAGCTGAGGGCGACGGTCACGTCGGGCGTCGGGATGCCGGGGGCGAACGTCGACGCCTGGCCGTTGAAAGGCGTGCCCGGGTCGTAGACGAACGTCCGCATCTGAACGTCGAAGTTGTCATTCGAGTCGTCGTCGTCCAGCAGTGTCGCGAAGTTGTTCGTCGGCCTGGCGTCCATGACGACAACCTTGTTCTGCATCGCGGGCATGCCGATGACGTTCAGGTCGCCTGTGATCGGATTACCGCCTGCACCGATCGGTCCGATCTGCGGACGAATCGGGCCGAAGGACTCGTCGTAGAGCGTGGTGAAGTTGGCCGGATTCGACAGGTCGGCAACGCGTTGCGGATCGCCGGTGAGCCCGCCGTCGACGGCACCCCAGTTGTCGCCGATTCGAAGCTGCAGCGGCTCGCCGACGTTGAACGGAACGATGCCGCTGGGTGAGGCATCGCCGAACACGACTGTTTCGCCGTTGACGGTCTGGCGTTGGATGCCGAGCTCGTTGGCGATGTTCTCGCTGACGACGACGCCGCTGGCACCGGTGTCGAAGAAGCCCTGAGCGAAGATCGTCTCACCGCCGAAGATGTCGTTGCCCGTCAGCGGCGTATTCGGCGTGGCGGCGCGGGCGACGGCGAAGTTGATCCGCGGCTGATCCACCGCGGCCGAGCGGACCGAGAAGTCGAAGCCCGACGCAACGCCCGACGACGCGAGCACGATCCCCGGGAGCAGCAAACGCATCCGCACATTCTCGCCCGGACCCCCGTAGATGCAAGAACTCAGCCCGCTTTGGCAAGTGCTGATTCGGCATCAGGCTCGATGCGGAACATCTTGTCGAGCTTGACGAGCTTGAGCAGCTGCTCGAGCCGTGGGTTCAGGCCGCACAGGACCGTCTCGCCGCCCTTCTTCTTGGTCGATTTTCGGGCAGAGAGCAACGCTCCGACCATGCTGGAGCTGATGTACTCGACCTTCGCGAGGTCGAGGATGATGCGAGCGCGAGAGGCTTTTACGAGGGCTGCGACTCGCTCCGAGAGGGTGTCGATCTTCGACTGGTCCATCATCGCCGGCTCGAGCGGGCGAAGGACGATCCAGTCGCCGTGAGGCTCGGCTTCTGCGAAATCGTCGCTGAGGGGTGCGTCGGGCACGGGGGACGCTAGGGGCTTGGGGTGTGCGTGGTGGCTCGCTGGCGCTCGCGGCTAAGCGGTGGGTGGGTCGATGTCGGTCAGTTTGGCGACGACGAGGGTGATGTCGTCTTCCTGCTTGCCACCGGTGAAGGCTTCGACCGCGTCGTGAATTGCAGTCGCGATCTCGTCCGCGGACGACTGAGCGTGTTGTCGGATGATGTCGTGGAGCGGTTCCTTGCCCCACTGGACGCCGCTCGAGTCGGCCGCTTCCCAAATGCCGTCGGTGCCGAGGAGGATGATCGTGCCGGGCGCGAGCGGCCCTTCCTCGTGCTCGTCGTACTCCGTGCCGTCGACGACGCCCAGCGGAAAGGAGCCGCCCTCGGGCTCGGTGAAGGTGTCGGCCTCCGGGTCATAAAGCAGCGGCGAGTCGTGGCCCGCGCTGGCCCGGCGAAGCGTTCGCGTCACCGGGTCGAGCACGACGAGCGCCATCGTCATGAACTTGGTCCCACCCGTGTCGGGAACGAGCAAGTCGTTGACGTGCGTGAGCAGATCGCCGGTCGAGCCCGAGATGCGCGAGCGGCTTCGCAGTGCCGCACGAGCCGTCGTCATTAGCAACGCCGCCGCGATGCCGTGGCCCATGACGTCACCGAGCGCGACGACGAGGTCTTCCTTACCGGTCTTTGGATTGTGGACGGTTTCGATGAAGTCGAAATAGTCGCCGCCAGTCTCGTCGCAGTAGACGCTCTTGCCGGCGACATCGAGGCCCGGGACTTCGGGCGGATCGCTGGGAAGGAGGTTTTGCTGGACTTCCATCGCGACCTCGATGCCCTGCCGCAGCCGCAGGCCGTCGATGAGGTTCTGCCGCATCGTGTCGAGCGAACTGCCGAGCGTGACCAACTCGCGAGCGCCACGGCCCGAGACCGGCGTGTCGAGATCACCGCCGCCGATGCGACCGACCTGTTGCTCGATGTCGAGGATCGGCCGAACCGCTCGGCGCCCGAGGAGGAGTCCGCCGAGGAGCGCGAACGCGACGAGGAGCAGTCCGGCGAGCAGCGTGAATCGCCGCGCCGCCGTCACGCCGCCAAGAAAGTCGGCGTCCGGCAGGACTGTCACGATCCGCCACGGCAAATCGAGTCCGCCATCGAACGGCACGATCTCGACGCGCGATCGGCCAAGACTCGGAACATCGACGCTGGTGTACGCAAAGCCGTCCGAAAGCACCGCCGCCACGGCGCGAACGCGTGGGTCCTGGGCGTCGGCAGCGGCGAGTTGCGTGCCGTCGGCGGTGACGACGCGATCCTCGCCACCGGTGCCGACGAGGTTGCCCTCGACATCGACCACGAACGCGACGCCTTGTCCGAGGTCGAGGCTGCGGAGAAACCGCGAGACATCGCCGAGCGAGAGGCCCGCATCGATCACGCCGATGAGTGCGCCATCGTCGCCGGTGACCGGTTCGCCGTAGCCCAGGCCCAGAACCGACTGCCCACCCTCGGCCTGCCAGCTGAAGAGTTCGCTGAAGCCGGGCCCTTCGCGCTCGATGGCCGCGGTGTACCAAGGACGCTCGCGTGGGTCGTACGTGTCGAAGCTCTGACGCGTCTCGTCGGTGAGATTACCGTCGGCGTCGAGGCGCGTTTCCAAGATGGACGGTGCGTCGGGATCGTGCTTGAGCGCGAACTCCAGGTACTCCGGCCCGCCGCCGGCTCCGTCGCCGTCCGGGTAGCGGATGACCCACACCGCCCGGCCGTCGCTCGTGCCGAACGTGATGTAGCCGAGATCGTCGAAGGCAAGCACCTGCGCCCGCAACACGGACCGCCAAGAGGCGAGATCGTCCACGTCGAGCTGCCCGGTTCGGACGAGGGTGGTTGTGACGTCGTTGACCTGTCCAGGCAGCGTCGCCAAGCCGTCGAGGCGGACGGAAATCAGCTCAGCGGCCCGGTCGGCGACCTCGCGGGCGACCGACTCGGCACTCCGCTCACCCTGCACCCACGCG from Planctomycetota bacterium includes the following:
- a CDS encoding STAS domain-containing protein, whose amino-acid sequence is MPDAPLSDDFAEAEPHGDWIVLRPLEPAMMDQSKIDTLSERVAALVKASRARIILDLAKVEYISSSMVGALLSARKSTKKKGGETVLCGLNPRLEQLLKLVKLDKMFRIEPDAESALAKAG
- a CDS encoding SpoIIE family protein phosphatase, whose amino-acid sequence is MLIAGPVLVAVLTMAVLAWVQGERSAESVAREVADRAAELISVRLDGLATLPGQVNDVTTTLVRTGQLDVDDLASWRSVLRAQVLAFDDLGYITFGTSDGRAVWVIRYPDGDGAGGGPEYLEFALKHDPDAPSILETRLDADGNLTDETRQSFDTYDPRERPWYTAAIEREGPGFSELFSWQAEGGQSVLGLGYGEPVTGDDGALIGVIDAGLSLGDVSRFLRSLDLGQGVAFVVDVEGNLVGTGGEDRVVTADGTQLAAADAQDPRVRAVAAVLSDGFAYTSVDVPSLGRSRVEIVPFDGGLDLPWRIVTVLPDADFLGGVTAARRFTLLAGLLLVAFALLGGLLLGRRAVRPILDIEQQVGRIGGGDLDTPVSGRGARELVTLGSSLDTMRQNLIDGLRLRQGIEVAMEVQQNLLPSDPPEVPGLDVAGKSVYCDETGGDYFDFIETVHNPKTGKEDLVVALGDVMGHGIAAALLMTTARAALRSRSRISGSTGDLLTHVNDLLVPDTGGTKFMTMALVVLDPVTRTLRRASAGHDSPLLYDPEADTFTEPEGGSFPLGVVDGTEYDEHEEGPLAPGTIILLGTDGIWEAADSSGVQWGKEPLHDIIRQHAQSSADEIATAIHDAVEAFTGGKQEDDITLVVAKLTDIDPPTA